The DNA region CAGTTCCTGGTCATACCAGGAATCCGGAGGCGAAACATGGCCCAGCGAGATGATTCGCTCGATGCGCAGACCGTCCCCACGCGCCAGCAGATCGACCCGCTCCTCGGGCATGGCGCCCTTTGGGATGGAAAACAGGTTGAACATGATGAATCGGTTTGTCAGCGCTCGGCCAAGGACTGGCGGGAGAGCAGGGAGCCGAGGGAGACGACGTTGATTCGCTGATCTCGTTCCCGCTCCCAAAGCTTCAAGGCTTCCAGGGTTTCCGGGTACGGGTGTCCAATGGCGATTACCTGGCCCTGGCTGTGGGCCAGTTGCTCGGCCTTGCGCAGTTGAAACAGAATCGCCTGGACATTGGGAATGTTGTCCAGAAAAATGTGTCGGCGCAGGTGCTCCAGGCCGATTATGCGGGCCTGTTCGTCCGCGACGGAGTCACCGGTGGTCAGGCTGTCCAGAAAAAAGAGGTCGCGCCGCTTCAACTCCTGGAGCACCGTGGACATGCCCGACTCGTCGGCGGTGAACCGGGAGCCCATGTGGTTGTTGATCCCGATGGCTTGGGGAACCTGAGCCAGATTGTTCCGCAGGATTTTCAGGATTTCCTCGTCCTCCATGCCCACGAACAGGGCTCCGGGGCCAGGGTCGGCCCGGTGGGGGTAGTCCAGGGGTTCCATGGGCTGGTGCAGGAGCACGTCGCGGCCAGCCGCAGCACCGATCCGGGCCACTTCCCGACTTTTGGAAATATTTGGCAGAACGGCGAAGGTCACCGGGAAGGAGAGGGCTGCCAGTTCCTGTGCTTGATGCACGTTTTCGCCCAGGTCGTCGATCACCACCACCAATCGCGGACCGGTTCCAGGCTGGACCGGGGAGGGTGGCGGAAACGGTTTGCGTGCGTGTTCTTCCAGAAACAGGGTATGCGTGGGCAAATTGAGCAGGGATATCCGCCACTCTTGTTTGCCGGGCCCACCGTTAATCTTACGCAGCTCCGCGTTATGCACCCAGAGTTTCAGATTGCGGCGCAGGGCCTGCTCGAAGCTCCGGGCATCCTGGTCCAAGCCGATGGCCAGGGACTGGGTGTGGTATTTCTGCCCGTTCCTGGTTTTCATCTGAATATCCAGATGGCGCACCGAACGAGGGTCCAGGTTCAACTCCATGATGGACTGGACCAGGGCCAAGTCGACTTCCTTGACCTGCTGTTCCAGTAATTCCGCGTCGAATATTTCGTAAACCAGGCCTTTGCGGCTTGAGGGAGCCGGGGGCGCGGCATCAGGCGCGATCCGGGCGCGGACATGATTCGTGGGGGCGGGAGCCGTCAAGCCGGCGACCCTGTCCGGTTGCGCGGGCCGGGTCGCGGACCGGGAAACGGGCGGCGCGGCGGAGGTTGAGGCTGGAGCGGAGACAGGCTTATCGAGAGTCGCGATGTCCGTGGACAAGGGATCTGCCGGAGCGAGGCTCAAGGCCCAGACAAGGGTGATGGCGGTCAACCCGGTGGCCACAGCTATGAGCATCACCCAAAGTTTGGAAAAAACTTTGGGTGATGGTCGTTTACGACTGGTTTTGGCGGCGGTTTTCCTGGGTTTGGCCCCACTCTTTCCGCCGCTTTTGGTAGTGGTTGCGGAAGAACGGGAGGGCTTGCCGCTCTTTTTCGCTGTTTTTCCGGTCATCGCCGACCCGTGTCGGTTGGGGTGGTTAACGGAGCGCCTTGAGTCTGGGCATGGCCTTGACCATTTCCAAAGCCAGACGCAACTGGTTGTCCCGTTCGAGCATTTCCAGGACCTGAGGCCTGGGGTGATCGAGCTGGTCCGGAGGAATCGGGCCGGTTTCCAGGTGCCGGATCAGATCGCCTTCGCGGACCAACGGCATGCGTCCTTCGCGCTGGTCGTCGTTTAAGGCGACGAAGGGAATCGAAATGTCCGGGTCGATGCCTTTGGCCTGGATGGAGCGGCCGCTGGGTGTATAGTAGATCGCCGTGGTCAGCTTGATCCCGGAACCGTCGGCCAGGGGGATGATCGTCTGCACGGATCCCTTGCCGAAGGTCTGCTCTCCGAGAATCAACGCCCGGTCATGGTCCTGTAGGGCCCCGGCGACGATTTCCGAGGCGGAAGCGGAGCCGGCGTTGATCAGCACCACCATGGGCGTTTCCTTGTCCAGCACGTTGCTGGATGCGTCGAAGTTCATTTCCGCCTGAGGTGATCGGCCTTTGGTATAGACGATTTTTCCCTCGTGCAAAAAGGCATCGGACACTGCCACGGCTTGGTTCAGCAGGCCTCCGGGATTGTTGCGCAGGTCGAGGATCAGGCCGACACGCTGTTCGGAATCGAATCGACCCAGGGCTTCCCGTAGGTCGTCCATGGTGGTTTCCTTGAAGCTGGTCAGTCGAACCAGGATGACTCCAGGCTCCAATTCGAACAACTTGACCGTGTGCACCGGGATGACGTCACGGGTGATGGTCACGGTGCGGGGAACGGTCTCGCCCCGAGAGACTATGGTCAGGTCAACGGTGGTGCCGCGTGGACCGCGGATCAGCTTAACGGCGTCCATGATCGTGATGTCCTGGGTGGACTGGCCGTCGATCGCCAAGATGTGATCACCGGATTTGAGTCCTTCACGGAAGGCCGGGGTGTCTTCGATGGGGGACACGACCGTCAGCCTGCCTTCCACGAGGCTGATTTCAATACCGATTCCCGTGAACTCCCCGGAAGTGTCGATCTGCATTTCCTGGAAGGCGTCCTGGGTCATGAAGCTGGAATGGGGGTCCAGTTCCTGAAGCATGCCTTGGATGGCACCTTGGATCATCTCGTTGCGATCCACGTCCTGAACGTAATAGCGCTCCACCAAATCCAAGACTTGGCTGAAGCGCTTGAGCGGCGAGTAGCGTTCCTCGTCCGTGGCCATGCTCTGGCCGAAGGTGACGGCCAGCAAGAAAAGCAGTGTGACGGTGCCGACCCAGTGGACAACCCGCATGATGACCTCCGAATGCATTTTAAAGCATGTGCTGGTATGGTGAACGGCGTCAGCGAACGCCGCGCAGGGAAATAATCTCCAGATACGGTTGGGCAACAGTTGGTAATCGAGGGCTCGACGCGATTCCCGCCTGAAATCCATTTCTTGATGAGTATGCCGATCCGTGCTGGTTGACGCCGTTATTCGTTTGCGACAAGCCAGCTAACAGGATTAACGGGATTTTGATGAAAACGCAATTCAAAGTAGAGCCCCGGACCATCCACTTTGGGGTAAATCCCCGCCACTCCGATCTGCTCGTCCTTTTCCACTTCCTGGCCCACCGTGACCAGCGCGTTGTGCAGGAAAGCGTACAGGCTGTAATAATCTTCCCCATGGTAGAGGATGACCACATGGCCGTATCCCCGGAGCGTGTCGCTGTGAACCACCTTTCCCCAGGAAATCGCGCGTACCGGGTCGTTTTCAGACATTGCGAAGCTTATGCCGCGGTGTGGCGGATTGGCTTGGGGCTGAAACCGCTCCACGACCCGGGCCTGCGTCGGCCAGGATAAATAACCGCGCAAATCCGTAAAGCTTTTGGAGGTCAGGGATTGGAGCTGGTAGTTCAGTTCGGCGATGCTTCGCAGGATTTCCTCGATTTGTTCCTCGGTCGAGATTTGTTGCGCACGCACCTCCTGGACGCGGTGCAGGAATTCCAGTTTCTGCTTCAGAAGTTGATCCTTGCCGGCATCGATCCGGAGCATCTGCGCGGCGATTTCCTCTCTTGCCTGTTCCAGACGGGCCTGTCCCAGAGCTAATTCCCGCCCTTGTCGACGAAGCTGGTCGATTCGATCCTGAACCAGACCGTAGATTCGGGACAGCCAGTGGTATTGTCGGTCAGCCTCGTCCCAGGAGGTCAAGGTCTGGAGATTATGTTCTACGCCCTGCAAATGCACCGGCCAAAGCAGGGCCAGCAGGCGTCCCAATTCCTCGCTGGTTTGGGTCCGGGCCAGGTCCAGTTCCTGATAATCTTGCAACCGAAGGCGCTCTTCCTGACGTAGGCGGTTCAACTGCGCTTCCAGTTCAGAGATTTCATCCGTGAGAGTCCGTAACCTGGCTTCCACTTTCTGCAGGTCGGCGAATAAAGACCGTTCCTGGGCTGAGAGGCTCTCCATGATTTTTTCGTGCGCCCGAACGTTGCGCTCACGCTCTTCCAGGGTGCGTTGAATGGTTCCCGCGGTCGTGGGAGAGGCCAGGCTCGGTCCGCACATCGGAAGAAGCAGGGTCATGGCCGCCCCAAGCAGGATCATTGTCCAAGGGAAGCTGAGAGGAAGGCGGAATATGGGAGAAGGTGATACTTCTTGCATGGGCTACATGGGGGCACGGAAGATGGAGCGTCAGGGGGTACGCGCGGGAGGCGAGTGGCGAGGTAGAAACGGTTGCAGAGGGCACCCGGCGCAGCGCGGTTCCCGTTTCCGGCACCATTCCTTGCCGACCCGCACCAGTAAGGCGTGGTATTCGTTGTATTGTTCGACTCGTTCTGGCAGATGGGACACGAACAGGTCTTGCAGTTCGTCGTAAGCAACGTCCTCGGGAACCAAGCCATGGCGGTTGCAGATTCTGGCTGTATAGGCATCCACAACGAACACCGGGCGGTCCAGGGCATAGAGGAGGATGCTGTCCGCGGTTTCCGGGCCGATACCCTTGATCTCCAATAGACGCTCGCGCAGTTCAGCGGTGCCCAGATGGGCGAGATCCATCATCCCCGTGGCATGCTCCTGGTGCAGAAATGCCAAAAAATTTTGAATTTTTTTTGCTTTTTGCCGAAAGAATCCCGAAGGTCTAATACACGCCTCCACGATTTCTGGTCGGGCCTGGCGGAGTCGCTCCGGGTCCAGCAGGTCGTGACGGCGCAGGTTTGCAATGGCTTTTTCCACATTGGACCAGTTGGTGTTCTGGGTTAAAATCGCGCCCACGATCACTTCAAACGGACTATTGGCAGGCCACCACCCACTTGGCCCGAGTTGGACCAGCATGGCGTCGAACATATCAGAAAGCAGTCGGGTGGTTGCAGTGGGCATGAGGGTGTGTGGTTGATTGCGATTTTGAGCCGGTTGTTCATAAGAATTACTCGAGATTCTTGCAACTCCGAATCGTGAAGGTTACTCTTCCGGAACCAGAATGCCAAGAGATATCCGCCGAGTACTCGTTGGCGAGAACCCGTTTCGACGTATCGCACGCCCTGATGGACGTGCTTTTGGGAATCATAACCACAACAAGGAGCCGATCATGAAGGAACGCTTTGGATTGATCACGTTGAAAGGCCAGCCTATTACGCTGACGGGCAACACGGTTCAGGAAGGCGACGCCGCACCGGATTTTCAGGTCGTGGACAACGATTTCAAGCCGTTCAGTTTTTCATCCCTCAAGGACAAGGTGGCGATAATCACCTCGGTTCCGTCCCTGGACACCCCGGTCTGCGACCTTGAAGCCCGTCGATTCAACCAGGAAGCGGTCAAATTGGGAGACGACGTCCAGATCCTGGTCATCAGCATGGACCTGCCCTTTGCCCAGAAACGCTGGTGCGCCGCCGCGGGGGTGAACAACGTCCTGACCCTGTCCGACCATAAGGACGCCTCCTTCGGCACTCAATACGGCATGTTGATCAAGGAACTGCGCCTCCTGGCCCGGGCCGTGTTCGTCGTGGACCGTCAGAAAAGCATTCGGTACATGGAATTGGTCAAGGAGGTGGGACAGGAGCCGAATTACGAACTGGCTTTGGATGCGGCCAAAAAACTGTTGTAGTCCGCGCCTCTCGCCGGTCGAACAAACCGCGTTTCAAAAGTGCCGCGCGGCTTCCTTTGTCTTTGAAGGCGGCCGCGCGGCATTGTTTTTCGAGGGCCGGAAATGATCGGGAGAGAAGGAAAAACAAAGACGGCGTTCTTTCCCGCGACGTCAGCCCCTGGGCCTGCGAACATATTCCAGGAGTTTGCGTGGATATTTGCAGAGCAGGCGCGGCATGGAGGTGTGGATGTCGTTTTCCTTGCAGGCGCGGACGATTTCGCGGTTCAGCAACCAGTTGCTCTTGAGGTTCCGGGAGCTGATCCCGCCGGACCGCATGTGGACGAGAACCTTGGGGATGCGGGCGTAGGCAAGGCCATGGCGGGCCAGGAAGCGGGTCAGGAGTTCGTAGTCCGCGGCGATGTGGTAGTCCGTGCTGTAAAGGCCGAAGCGCCGGTAGTGTTCCCGCAGGGTGAAAAAGGTGGGGTGGGGCGGCATCCAGCCCTGGCAAAAGCGTCCGGGATGAAAGTCGGAGGAGTCGTAATAGCGGATGACTTTACTCGGATCAGTTCGATCCACCACCAGGAGATCGGCGAAGACCGCGTCGGCCCTGGTTCGCGTGAAGGACTGGACCACGTCGTCGATGACGTCCGGGCGAGGATAGAAGTCGTCGGCGTTGAGTGTGCCGACGATGGTTCCGGTGGCCATACTGATGCCCTTATTCATGGCGTCGTAAATGCCCTGGTCCGGTTCGGAAATCCATTTGGCGATCCCGTCAGCGTGGGCCTGGATTATGGCAACGGTCCCGTCCCGGGAGCCTCCGTCCACGATGATGTGCTCGATGTGGGGATAGGTCTGGTCGCGGACGCTTTGGATGGCCTCGGCCAGGTGCGCTTCACCGTTGAGCACCGCGGTGACTATACTGACTCGAAAGCATTCAGGAAGGTGTTTCAGGGTGCGTTCCTGCTCCAGTTGCGAAACACCGTCCTCGGGAGACATGGCGGAAGGAGCGGTCATGGGTCAGGGGTGCTCCGGTTTGATCCTGGCGCGGGGAGGCGGGAGCGATTGATCGTCGAGCGAGAAGTCTCCTTCGGCGATTTCCGACGACGCACCCGGTGGGTTGTCGAGGGAACGCATTAAAGCACCGTGCGCAGGGACGGCCGAAGAGTAAGCCGGAGAGCCGACGTATCTGTTCCGGCCGCGCCAGGCGGCCCGGGCGTAGATATTCAAGGTCTGGCGGGCAGCCTCGGTCCAGGAAAAGCGTTCCAGGTTCAGTCGTCCCAGAGCAATGAGGTTGGCGCGCAGATCCTCGTCCGTAAGCGCGTGGGCCAGTGTCGCGGCCATATCCAGGGCGTTTTCCGGATCGAAGAACACCGCGCCCTCTCCAGCCACCTCGGGCAAGGCGCCGCGATTCGCGCACGCAACCGGCACCTCAGCGGCCTGGGCTTCCAGCACGGGCAGGCCGAACCCCTCGTACAGGGACGGAAAGGCGAACAGCGCGGCCTCGGACAGCAGGCGGTCCACCTCGGGCCGGGGCAGGTAGCCGGTCAGCCGGACCCGGTGGGCAATGTCCCAGCGACCGATGGCTCGGTCCACGGCCCCGTCTCCGGGCAGGTGCCCGGCCAGGACCAGATGGTGCGGCACGGAGGTCGCGATCCGGGCAAAGGCTTCGATCAGCCGGGGGATGTTCTTGTGCGGGGACTGGCTGGCAAAGGCCAGGATGTACGGCGTGTCCGACTTGAGGGAAGGCTGAAAGGTGGACGCCCAGGAAACGGGTTGCGATGATTCTTCCTGGCGGGCCGATTCCGATGAGCGTCCCCATTCCGGGGGCAACGGGGCTTCGTGGACCACGTGGATGCGTTCCAGGGGCAGGCCGAGATGACGGTGGATCTCCTGACGGGAAAACTCGGAAACCGTGATCACCTGGCGGGCCGCCCGGGCGCTGAGACGGACCAGAAAGGCCAGCGTCAGGCGCTTGAACAGCGGCATGCTCCGGCCATGGCCCTTGGTGTTCATGTCGTGAATGGTGACCACGCCGGGACAGCGCCCCAGCACCGGGGCCACGTAGCCCAGGGAATGCAGCACGTCCACGCCGTGGCGGCGGGCCAGAGCGGGCAGCCGGAATTGTTCGTACAGCAGCCGCCGGACCCGGCTCGAAGCCCGCACCGGACAGACCACCCGCTGAAAGGCCGGAATATCGGGCAAAGGCCAGTCCGCGCTCTCCCGGTTCAGGAAAACCACGTACTCCAACCCGTCGTCCACCTCGGCCAATCCCCGCACCAACCCCGCGGCGTACGTCTCCGTACCGCCCACGATGCCGGGCAGGAGGTAAAGAAGGTTCAGGCCGACGCGGAGAGGATGGCGATCAGTTGTTGGCACGGTCAAGATGGATTGGCTCAGTATGGATTTTGGACAGGTGGCCCGTTACATGATGTCCAGCATGGTCCGGCGAATAATCGCGGCGGTGCGGTCCCAGCTAAACGTTTCCCGGACGGCTTGCTTGTGCTTCTCGGATATTCTGGTTTTCGAAGCAAGTATTTCCTGGATCCCTCGAACCCAGGCTCCTGGCTCGAAGTCGTCCAGGACCGTGGCCCCAAAGGCTCCGAACTGGGTCAGGGAACTGTTGGCCTGGACCAGGGCAGGCGTGCCTTGGGACAGGGCTTCGATCACCGGCAGGCCGAAGCCTTCCAGCAGGGAGGGGAAGACCAGGGCCGAGGCCTGGCGGTACAGCGCGGGCAGGTCTTCCGGGGCCACCCGTCCCAGGATCTGGATGTCCTCGGCGTAGGGGTGTTCGGCGATGGCCTGGCGGAGAGGGGCGTCGTGCCAGGACTCGCCGCCCGTGAGGACGAGTTTGCAAGGGGGCCGGGCGTCGCCTTGCGGCGTTGGGGGGGCATCCTGCCGACGAAGCTGGGCATGGACCTGGAGCAGGAAGGGGATGTTCTTCTTGGGCTCCAGGCTGCCCACGTGGAGCAGATAGCGCGGGGGCAGAGGGACGGTGTTGATCGTTGCCAGGGGAGCGGGCGGATCCAGGAAAGCCTCGGAAAGCCCGCAGGGGGCCAGGGTGATCCGGTGACGGGGAATGGCGAACGCTCGGGCCACGTCCTGGGCCGTGTATTCCGAGATGGCGAAGATATGGGCCGCGTGGGCCAGAACCGCGGGCAGGGTGCGGGTGCCCAGGCGGCCGCGCCAGGAGAGCAGGGCGCGGTCGTGCCATGCGCCCAGATCCAGGATGACCACGCCGAATTTTCGACGCCAGAATTTGCGGGGCACAAAGGTGTTGGTGAAGAGGAAACAGTCGTCCGGACGGGCTTCCAGACCGGCCAGCACGGGCCGCCAGAGCAGATCCCGGAGCAGGCCGTTCAGCTTGCGCCGGATGCCGGTTCGGCCCAGGACGCGGAAGGGGCTGGTCAGGGGCAGAACCTGCATGGGCATGGCCTGACGCATCAGGCGGTGACAGATTTCCCAGGCGTACACCGCGGAACCGGCCTCGGTCTGGCCCGTCAGGCTGAGGTCGACCAAAAGGCGTTTCGTGGTACGTTTCATGGTGCCACTCGTAAATCTCCCGGAGACGCCGGGGAGGGTTGTTGGGAGAAAGAGGGGGAAGCCTGTTGACCGGCGACTTGCTGGTAGACCCGCACGGTTTGGTCCACGCATGCGGACCAGGTGAACCGCGCGGCCTGTCGCAACCCGCGTACCCTGGCCGCAAGGCGAAATGGTTCATCCGTCAGCAATCGATCCAGGCCTTCGCGAATGGCCTGCTCATCCTCGGGGTTCACCAGAATGGCCGCGTCACCGGCTACTTCGGGCAGGCTGGCTCGGTCGGCGGTGAGCACCGGCACCCCGCAGGCCATGGCTTCCAGCACGGGCAGGCCGAATCCTTCG from Desulfonatronum sp. SC1 includes:
- a CDS encoding divergent polysaccharide deacetylase family protein, with the translated sequence MLIAVATGLTAITLVWALSLAPADPLSTDIATLDKPVSAPASTSAAPPVSRSATRPAQPDRVAGLTAPAPTNHVRARIAPDAAPPAPSSRKGLVYEIFDAELLEQQVKEVDLALVQSIMELNLDPRSVRHLDIQMKTRNGQKYHTQSLAIGLDQDARSFEQALRRNLKLWVHNAELRKINGGPGKQEWRISLLNLPTHTLFLEEHARKPFPPPSPVQPGTGPRLVVVIDDLGENVHQAQELAALSFPVTFAVLPNISKSREVARIGAAAGRDVLLHQPMEPLDYPHRADPGPGALFVGMEDEEILKILRNNLAQVPQAIGINNHMGSRFTADESGMSTVLQELKRRDLFFLDSLTTGDSVADEQARIIGLEHLRRHIFLDNIPNVQAILFQLRKAEQLAHSQGQVIAIGHPYPETLEALKLWERERDQRINVVSLGSLLSRQSLAER
- a CDS encoding S41 family peptidase; this encodes MRVVHWVGTVTLLFLLAVTFGQSMATDEERYSPLKRFSQVLDLVERYYVQDVDRNEMIQGAIQGMLQELDPHSSFMTQDAFQEMQIDTSGEFTGIGIEISLVEGRLTVVSPIEDTPAFREGLKSGDHILAIDGQSTQDITIMDAVKLIRGPRGTTVDLTIVSRGETVPRTVTITRDVIPVHTVKLFELEPGVILVRLTSFKETTMDDLREALGRFDSEQRVGLILDLRNNPGGLLNQAVAVSDAFLHEGKIVYTKGRSPQAEMNFDASSNVLDKETPMVVLINAGSASASEIVAGALQDHDRALILGEQTFGKGSVQTIIPLADGSGIKLTTAIYYTPSGRSIQAKGIDPDISIPFVALNDDQREGRMPLVREGDLIRHLETGPIPPDQLDHPRPQVLEMLERDNQLRLALEMVKAMPRLKALR
- a CDS encoding murein hydrolase activator EnvC, which encodes MTLLLPMCGPSLASPTTAGTIQRTLEERERNVRAHEKIMESLSAQERSLFADLQKVEARLRTLTDEISELEAQLNRLRQEERLRLQDYQELDLARTQTSEELGRLLALLWPVHLQGVEHNLQTLTSWDEADRQYHWLSRIYGLVQDRIDQLRRQGRELALGQARLEQAREEIAAQMLRIDAGKDQLLKQKLEFLHRVQEVRAQQISTEEQIEEILRSIAELNYQLQSLTSKSFTDLRGYLSWPTQARVVERFQPQANPPHRGISFAMSENDPVRAISWGKVVHSDTLRGYGHVVILYHGEDYYSLYAFLHNALVTVGQEVEKDEQIGVAGIYPKVDGPGLYFELRFHQNPVNPVSWLVANE
- a CDS encoding endonuclease III domain-containing protein, whose amino-acid sequence is MPTATTRLLSDMFDAMLVQLGPSGWWPANSPFEVIVGAILTQNTNWSNVEKAIANLRRHDLLDPERLRQARPEIVEACIRPSGFFRQKAKKIQNFLAFLHQEHATGMMDLAHLGTAELRERLLEIKGIGPETADSILLYALDRPVFVVDAYTARICNRHGLVPEDVAYDELQDLFVSHLPERVEQYNEYHALLVRVGKEWCRKREPRCAGCPLQPFLPRHSPPARTP
- the tpx gene encoding thiol peroxidase gives rise to the protein MKERFGLITLKGQPITLTGNTVQEGDAAPDFQVVDNDFKPFSFSSLKDKVAIITSVPSLDTPVCDLEARRFNQEAVKLGDDVQILVISMDLPFAQKRWCAAAGVNNVLTLSDHKDASFGTQYGMLIKELRLLARAVFVVDRQKSIRYMELVKEVGQEPNYELALDAAKKLL
- a CDS encoding glycosyltransferase family 2 protein, with amino-acid sequence MTAPSAMSPEDGVSQLEQERTLKHLPECFRVSIVTAVLNGEAHLAEAIQSVRDQTYPHIEHIIVDGGSRDGTVAIIQAHADGIAKWISEPDQGIYDAMNKGISMATGTIVGTLNADDFYPRPDVIDDVVQSFTRTRADAVFADLLVVDRTDPSKVIRYYDSSDFHPGRFCQGWMPPHPTFFTLREHYRRFGLYSTDYHIAADYELLTRFLARHGLAYARIPKVLVHMRSGGISSRNLKSNWLLNREIVRACKENDIHTSMPRLLCKYPRKLLEYVRRPRG
- a CDS encoding glycosyltransferase family 1 protein, whose product is MPTTDRHPLRVGLNLLYLLPGIVGGTETYAAGLVRGLAEVDDGLEYVVFLNRESADWPLPDIPAFQRVVCPVRASSRVRRLLYEQFRLPALARRHGVDVLHSLGYVAPVLGRCPGVVTIHDMNTKGHGRSMPLFKRLTLAFLVRLSARAARQVITVSEFSRQEIHRHLGLPLERIHVVHEAPLPPEWGRSSESARQEESSQPVSWASTFQPSLKSDTPYILAFASQSPHKNIPRLIEAFARIATSVPHHLVLAGHLPGDGAVDRAIGRWDIAHRVRLTGYLPRPEVDRLLSEAALFAFPSLYEGFGLPVLEAQAAEVPVACANRGALPEVAGEGAVFFDPENALDMAATLAHALTDEDLRANLIALGRLNLERFSWTEAARQTLNIYARAAWRGRNRYVGSPAYSSAVPAHGALMRSLDNPPGASSEIAEGDFSLDDQSLPPPRARIKPEHP
- a CDS encoding glycosyltransferase family 1 protein, which produces MKRTTKRLLVDLSLTGQTEAGSAVYAWEICHRLMRQAMPMQVLPLTSPFRVLGRTGIRRKLNGLLRDLLWRPVLAGLEARPDDCFLFTNTFVPRKFWRRKFGVVILDLGAWHDRALLSWRGRLGTRTLPAVLAHAAHIFAISEYTAQDVARAFAIPRHRITLAPCGLSEAFLDPPAPLATINTVPLPPRYLLHVGSLEPKKNIPFLLQVHAQLRRQDAPPTPQGDARPPCKLVLTGGESWHDAPLRQAIAEHPYAEDIQILGRVAPEDLPALYRQASALVFPSLLEGFGLPVIEALSQGTPALVQANSSLTQFGAFGATVLDDFEPGAWVRGIQEILASKTRISEKHKQAVRETFSWDRTAAIIRRTMLDIM